The Caldisericum sp. sequence TGCAAACTCATCCCATGTCTTTGGAGGATGATCAAATCCTGCCTCTTTAAGCATGTCAACGTTGTAGTACATAACATCAACGCTCTTGTTAAACGGGAACATCCACATTTTTCCATCAGGTAAATAGCCATCTTTCCACATAATTGGGAAGAAATCATTGATATCTGCCTGTGAAAGACCCATTGATGGATCTTTTACAAACTTTTCCATTGGAGTGAGAAGGTTTCCAAGCATGTAGTTTGCAACCCAGTTTTCATATGCCTGGGTTATTACTGGTGGCTGCCCTGATGCAAGTGCAGCAGTTGTTTTTTGCTGTAAGGATGTGTAGTTTGCAATGGCTGTTTGGACAATCTTGTATCTTGGGTGAGTTGCGTTGAACTCATCAATGAGTTTTGTAAGTGCCTGTCCAAGGGCTGCTTGCATTGCATGCCAGAAGGTAATTTCTGTTGGGTTCTTAATCCAGTCTTCTGAGAATTTTACAGTAACTGACTTATCAGTTGCATTCCATGTTACATCTGCACCAAGTGAATCGGAAACAAATCTTAGAGGGACAACAGTCCTTCCAGTTGATTTCACGACTGTTGCTGGTGCATCAAGATAGACAGTGTAACCATTAACTGTTGCTGTAGGAGAGTCAATCTTAAGAACAATAGTGTTACCAAGAAGCTTTATTGTTGCTTCACGGGTTGCGTTGTTCCAGTCAACTGTTGCACCAAGTGCTTCAGATACAAATCTAATAGGGACCATTGTTCTACCATTAACTACAACAGGAGCCTGGTCAAGAGTTGTTGATTTCCCATCGATTGTTGCTTGAGTCTTTCCAACATAAACTACAACAGTCTTTACATTCTCTGC is a genomic window containing:
- a CDS encoding extracellular solute-binding protein: MKKLIAVLAIVVMLFTFVRIVPTVSAENVKTVVVYVGKTQATIDGKSTTLDQAPVVVNGRTMVPIRFVSEALGATVDWNNATREATIKLLGNTIVLKIDSPTATVNGYTVYLDAPATVVKSTGRTVVPLRFVSDSLGADVTWNATDKSVTVKFSEDWIKNPTEITFWHAMQAALGQALTKLIDEFNATHPRYKIVQTAIANYTSLQQKTTAALASGQPPVITQAYENWVANYMLGNLLTPMEKFVKDPSMGLSQADINDFFPIMWKDGYLPDGKMWMFPFNKSVDVMYYNVDMLKEAGFDHPPKTWDEFATMVKALTKPDGSQWGASLGMSSSDAIVDIWYSMVYEWGGKVLTDDYKNVLFDKDPNALAPVKFLNELYKNGYIHFTNGYDYQSDFGNKKCAFVFGSVVGYTYINQAVGGRFTWAQAPIPAGPKGQYAPLSGANVVIFGNKYNPEEVRGAWEFVKWFTSTYQTARWSIDTAYLPVRKSALELPLLKDFIQNHPERRAGFDELPNALIEPVSREWTQAYVDIGAELQKIFLQKISPEDGYKELGQKLRSYIH